TTATGTCAATTCGATCATCCTGGATATTATAATAGCTGTACAATGAAATCATGTTGTTTCGCTGGAGATAATGACGAATATGTTCTTTctggtaaataataattttgtaaaggtATATAAGCAGTTTTAACATATCatcaatacatatatatatgtataaataattttgcttATTCTAGGTTCTGATGACTTCAATTTATACATGTGGAAAATTCCTCCCGACGATGTCAAATGGGTGGAATCTGCGCATATGGTATTACGTGGTCATAAATCCATTGTTAATCAAGTACGATACAATCAAGCTAGTTGTATTTTTGCTTCCTCTGgagttgaaaaaattattaaaatttggaGCCCATTTTCTCTTGAACATGATTGTTTAGGTGGATTAAAGgtaaagagaaataaatatttttatcataaatCTTGCATTGTCGATTTATATCTCATTTTATGTATTGCTATTTTAGAAAGATGATGGACCTCAAGAAAGACAACGTAAAGTATTTACACATAATGAATACATTGGATTAGTATTACGTAGTGGTCAATTCATGACACACGATTACAGTCATCAATCAACTAGAGAAGATCCAAGAATGATGGCATTCTTCGATTCTTTAGTTCAGCGTGAAATTGAGGGTTGGTGTTCTGATTCTATGGCATCAGGATTAGAAACACCTAATAGTAGTGACTCTGATAACAGTTCTATAAATGgacaaatttctaatttaaccgATACTGATGGTATATGATCTTTTTAAGATAAAATTGTACTAAATTAACTGGAAAAAAtcatatgtattatataaaataatataccttTGTAGATTCTACATCTTATAATCGTCAATTAATGTTAAGTATTTTGGAAATTACAATTGGAAGAACTCCCAGAGGTGGAGTAGCTCCTGATTTAGAGTCACCAAATCGTATAACACGACTTATAGCAAATCGCAGAGAAGAACTGATGAGACTTGCCGCTATGGATTGTGGCGCACCATTAAACAATACTTCTACTATAGCTCCAGGTTTATCTACTTCAGACTCCACAAGTGATGGAGAAAATGCACAAACGAAGCATAgatcaaaatcaaaatcaaaagtaaaaggcataaaaagaaaacatgatAAAATTTCTGGACGAAGAAGTAGAGCTAGAAGAAAGTGTGCTGTGTTACACATTAACAGTGACTCCGATAGTGATGAACAACCAGTTGATACAATGCAACCTAGTACCAGTTCTGGTGTAATTTCTAGAAGATCACGATTTGTTGCAAATACAATCGAAAGTGATACAAAACATTCAAGTTATAGCTGTAGCAGTTCAGAAGATAGTGATAGTTGTAGTAAACAAAAACATTCGAAAACTGATTCTGACGCTTCTACAACAATACACAGAAGAAAACATGGAAAATGTAAAAGTAACTCGAGAAACGATGTTAATAAAAGCAAAAGCAAACGACAACAGATTGATTATGATACAGAGGAAGAAAAATCGGactggaaaatttatttaaatggtgTTGACTCGACAAAAATTCAAGAAGATGGTCCATCGACGCCTGTGAACAAGTCATGCAAAGTTCCTTCAACTCCCGACAGTGGTATTACATCAGGAGTATCTACAGTTGAAAAAAATGGTGAACAAGCACAAAATGAGCAAAACGATGCAGAAAGTTCTGATtacaaacagaaattgaaaagtttagAGTGTTTTAGGAAGAAAGTGGATGTAGCGAGGCGAAGCTACCATAATCGATCTGCGCCTTTACCACAAACCATTTCAACTACAACTGATTCTTCCGATTAAAATCCTATTACCTTCAGACTTTTAATCCCTTTCCCTTTGTACATAATGAATCTGTGATTCcttaaagtatatttttataatactaagTTTGATCACACACGTATATGgtcgtttttttttctattttcttctattttttattatctttctgtTATCTTCGTAAAGATCCGTATCATACAGAAAGATTCTTGTTAACATATGTATTCTATTGGAATCTCTTACAATACAAAACAcctttataattgttttattagaatCTCTCATGGTACAAGACTGTTTCAGAGTAACAATATCTTAAAGCTTCGGTAATAATGTGTTTTCACCATGATCGATAGCcgtaattacaatttaatcgcAAATCAAATATGTTGTAATTGGTACAGAAagttataaattttgtaatatttcatcTCTCAAATTACTAACGACCGACatcataattatttacactAGCTCGGTTTCTTACTGCAAAATTAACATATTTCTATATGACCATTAAATCATATGTAATCGAAACTACCACACCGCCgagaattatatataaagtaacGTTACATTAGCTATTACAATGCGACTCAGCTAATGTGTGTTGTTGACATGGTTTGTAAGTGtgatggaaaataataaaacaataaattaatatactttttcttATATGTTTAGCTTTGAAAGCAAATTAAGAATATTGCATTATTTAATCCTGCATTTATATTTCTCTATTaacttatataataaataaaggagAGAATTGcttaaattatgtattattttattattatggttTTAACTGCAGTAATATTACGAGacatttatattgaataatgCTTATTCATTCTTGTGGTTTCTAGATAGGTAGATACATCTTCCTGTGAATATGACTCATTCTACTCTTTCAAAAATTTAAGAACCAGTATACATAACACTCCCTGCTgagtagtttcattaattttaattacttaaaatgTTGAGATTTTCAGTACTACTTATACTTAATATCTCGTTTTTTATTCttgtaatgttaaaatataCTGTACTCACATATAATTTAgatgttaataatgttaaaatattcaatattccaaaaAGTTCTAATCACAAACGTGGAAGTTATTTTGGATTCTCTACCGCATTTTACACACAAGGAAAAGATTCTGTTTTACTTGTTGGTGCGCCTAGAGCAAATGTAAGTGCAATGCAGAATGTATATGAACCGGGAACTGTATACCACTGTCCAATTAATGGTGTATGCACAGAATGGAATATTGATATACCTGAAACATTTGATggtaatattaaacaaattaaaaacagtATGTGGAATGGTGCAACAATTgctgttgaaaataaaattgatcctAAAATTGTGGtatctatttttattaatatttaatttgttgtaACGATTTTTCTTCTACATATACATGTAgatatacattaattaatatatttatataaataggtTTGTGGTCCACGTTTGACATTTGATTCGAACCAATCAAAGTACAGGAGCATTCCAGGAATTTGTTACTTGATAAGGGTTCAAAACATTACAACTTTTAATGTAGAATTTGAACAGGAGATACGTACTTTTATCAAAAGccaattaatgaaacaattaagAGAAAACATTCATGATATAGGAAAAAGAGAAGTTGGATTTTCTTTACATATGatctacaa
Above is a genomic segment from Nomia melanderi isolate GNS246 chromosome 8, iyNomMela1, whole genome shotgun sequence containing:
- the LOC116427495 gene encoding DDB1- and CUL4-associated factor 5 isoform X2 encodes the protein MARPSACNPLSYLITRQIDNKVDHCKRLVNARFNTSENLFRKDLLSHYGCVNAIEFSNQGDLLVSGGDDRRVLLWKVEQAIHGVGKPAVMKAQHVSNIFCLGYDSSKTKIFSAGNDDQVIVHDLRTGDVLNFFLHEKPVYGLSVHPHNDNVFASACDDGRVLIYDIRGSSAMEMFCLANYKTAFHSVMFNPVEPKVLATANAKEGVSLWDVRKLLEPVLRYGNKSSAQSCMNVRFNAAGNRLLALRRRLPPVLYAIDSPTHLCQFDHPGYYNSCTMKSCCFAGDNDEYVLSGSDDFNLYMWKIPPDDVKWVESAHMVLRGHKSIVNQVRYNQASCIFASSGVEKIIKIWSPFSLEHDCLGGLKKDDGPQERQRKVFTHNEYIGLVLRSGQFMTHDYSHQSTREDPRMMAFFDSLVQREIEGWCSDSMASGLETPNSSDSDNSSINGQISNLTDTDDSTSYNRQLMLSILEITIGRTPRGGVAPDLESPNRITRLIANRREELMRLAAMDCGAPLNNTSTIAPGLSTSDSTSDGENAQTKHRSKSKSKVKGIKRKHDKISGRRSRARRKCAVLHINSDSDSDEQPVDTMQPSTSSGVISRRSRFVANTIESDTKHSSYSCSSSEDSDSCSKQKHSKTDSDASTTIHRRKHGKCKSNSRNDVNKSKSKRQQIDYDTEEEKSDWKIYLNGVDSTKIQEDGPSTPVNKSCKVPSTPDSGITSGVSTVEKNGEQAQNEQNDAESSDYKQKLKSLECFRKKVDVARRSYHNRSAPLPQTISTTTDSSD
- the LOC116427495 gene encoding uncharacterized protein LOC116427495 isoform X1, whose amino-acid sequence is MIHGRKGRKVKTRRFYPFLRSEVSTTRKEEMARPSACNPLSYLITRQIDNKVDHCKRLVNARFNTSENLFRKDLLSHYGCVNAIEFSNQGDLLVSGGDDRRVLLWKVEQAIHGVGKPAVMKAQHVSNIFCLGYDSSKTKIFSAGNDDQVIVHDLRTGDVLNFFLHEKPVYGLSVHPHNDNVFASACDDGRVLIYDIRGSSAMEMFCLANYKTAFHSVMFNPVEPKVLATANAKEGVSLWDVRKLLEPVLRYGNKSSAQSCMNVRFNAAGNRLLALRRRLPPVLYAIDSPTHLCQFDHPGYYNSCTMKSCCFAGDNDEYVLSGSDDFNLYMWKIPPDDVKWVESAHMVLRGHKSIVNQVRYNQASCIFASSGVEKIIKIWSPFSLEHDCLGGLKKDDGPQERQRKVFTHNEYIGLVLRSGQFMTHDYSHQSTREDPRMMAFFDSLVQREIEGWCSDSMASGLETPNSSDSDNSSINGQISNLTDTDDSTSYNRQLMLSILEITIGRTPRGGVAPDLESPNRITRLIANRREELMRLAAMDCGAPLNNTSTIAPGLSTSDSTSDGENAQTKHRSKSKSKVKGIKRKHDKISGRRSRARRKCAVLHINSDSDSDEQPVDTMQPSTSSGVISRRSRFVANTIESDTKHSSYSCSSSEDSDSCSKQKHSKTDSDASTTIHRRKHGKCKSNSRNDVNKSKSKRQQIDYDTEEEKSDWKIYLNGVDSTKIQEDGPSTPVNKSCKVPSTPDSGITSGVSTVEKNGEQAQNEQNDAESSDYKQKLKSLECFRKKVDVARRSYHNRSAPLPQTISTTTDSSD